One region of Chryseobacterium muglaense genomic DNA includes:
- a CDS encoding type IA DNA topoisomerase, giving the protein MKTIIAEKPSVAREIAGIVGASDKKDGYLTGNGYFVTWAFGHLIGLGMPEDYGISGFDKTALPILPNPFMLTVRKVKKDKGYTADAGALKQLKVIEKLFNQSESLIVATDAGREGELIFRYIYEYLNCRKPFERLWISSLTEKAIKQGFDNLKSGKEFDGLYQAAQGRSRADWLVGINATQALSITASNGIYSLGRVQTPTLALICKRYLDNKNFSILKYWQIQLLHHKEQIEFKSISTTRWQDKQQADDTLKSIERNGNAVSITSVESKTVTEQPPLLFDLTGLQKEANKKLNLSAEKTLNIAQSLYEKKFITYPRTGSKYIPEDVWAEIANLVRALQNREVCKTALSKIKWGRFNKRIVNDLRVTDHHGLLITDKIPSVLSADENAVYDMIAFRLLEAISGACVKEITDVSLQTAHYDFTAKGCKILEAGWRAIKGSFTEDDTEPIQDLPELKKGDELKIKEAIVLEKKTKPPVLYTEAGLLSAMETAGKEIENEEERKALQNIGIGTPATRATIIETLFTRNYIQREKKSLIPTEKGLQVYELVKDRKIADVAMTAEWELALQKIENNEADAETFHKEMEVYTKSITNELLQTSIATNNLPKLICPKCKSQQLIIRDKIVKCPDEVCNWIQFRNVCELQISIAEIENLVNKGKTNLIKGMKSKAGKKFDAFIVLNADCSTSFEFEKNKPKQK; this is encoded by the coding sequence ATGAAGACAATTATTGCAGAAAAACCAAGCGTAGCAAGAGAAATAGCCGGAATTGTAGGAGCATCCGATAAAAAAGATGGCTATCTTACAGGTAACGGCTATTTTGTTACCTGGGCATTCGGACACCTGATAGGTTTGGGAATGCCCGAAGATTATGGGATTTCGGGATTTGACAAAACCGCCTTGCCAATCCTCCCAAATCCGTTTATGCTTACCGTTCGAAAAGTAAAAAAAGACAAAGGTTATACCGCAGATGCAGGTGCTTTAAAACAGTTGAAAGTCATTGAGAAACTGTTCAACCAAAGTGAAAGCCTTATTGTTGCTACCGATGCTGGTCGTGAGGGCGAACTTATTTTTCGCTACATCTATGAATATCTGAATTGTAGAAAACCCTTTGAGCGCCTTTGGATAAGCTCACTTACCGAAAAAGCCATCAAGCAAGGTTTTGACAACCTGAAAAGTGGAAAGGAATTTGACGGATTGTATCAGGCAGCCCAAGGTAGAAGCCGTGCCGATTGGCTCGTAGGCATCAATGCCACACAAGCGTTGAGTATCACCGCTAGCAACGGCATTTATTCTCTTGGACGTGTGCAAACGCCAACTCTTGCTTTAATCTGTAAACGTTATTTAGATAACAAAAATTTCTCCATACTGAAATACTGGCAGATTCAGTTATTGCATCATAAAGAGCAAATTGAATTTAAAAGTATTTCTACCACCAGATGGCAGGATAAACAGCAGGCAGATGATACCTTAAAATCTATCGAAAGAAACGGTAATGCAGTAAGCATTACTTCAGTAGAAAGTAAAACTGTTACCGAACAGCCTCCTTTATTATTTGACCTTACCGGTTTGCAAAAGGAAGCGAATAAAAAACTGAACCTTTCTGCCGAAAAAACGCTGAATATTGCCCAAAGCCTCTACGAAAAGAAATTCATTACCTATCCACGTACCGGTAGCAAGTATATTCCAGAAGATGTATGGGCTGAAATTGCGAACCTCGTAAGAGCCTTACAAAACAGAGAAGTTTGCAAAACAGCCTTATCAAAAATTAAATGGGGACGTTTCAATAAACGTATCGTAAACGATTTGCGAGTTACCGATCATCACGGATTATTGATTACGGACAAAATACCATCTGTTTTGAGTGCAGACGAAAATGCCGTTTACGATATGATTGCCTTTCGTTTACTCGAAGCTATTTCGGGAGCTTGTGTCAAAGAGATTACCGATGTTTCATTACAGACCGCTCATTATGATTTCACAGCAAAAGGTTGTAAAATTTTAGAAGCAGGTTGGCGTGCCATTAAGGGTAGCTTTACGGAAGACGATACCGAACCTATACAAGATTTGCCCGAATTGAAAAAGGGTGATGAACTGAAAATTAAAGAAGCGATCGTTTTGGAAAAGAAAACCAAACCGCCTGTACTTTATACCGAGGCAGGGCTTTTATCGGCAATGGAAACCGCGGGAAAGGAAATCGAAAACGAGGAAGAACGGAAAGCTTTGCAAAATATCGGTATCGGTACTCCGGCAACAAGAGCCACCATCATTGAAACGCTGTTTACCCGTAATTATATTCAGCGAGAAAAGAAATCTCTAATCCCTACGGAAAAAGGATTGCAAGTGTACGAGTTGGTAAAAGACCGAAAAATTGCTGATGTAGCCATGACTGCCGAATGGGAATTGGCGTTGCAGAAAATTGAAAACAACGAAGCTGATGCAGAAACATTTCACAAGGAAATGGAAGTTTATACAAAATCTATTACCAATGAATTGTTGCAAACCTCCATCGCTACAAACAATTTACCGAAATTGATTTGCCCAAAATGCAAAAGCCAACAATTGATTATCCGTGATAAAATTGTGAAATGTCCCGATGAGGTTTGTAATTGGATTCAGTTCCGGAATGTTTGTGAGCTGCAAATTAGTATAGCTGAGATTGAAAACCTTGTCAACAAAGGAAAAACCAATCTTATCAAAGGGATGAAAAGCAAAGCAGGGAAAAAGTTTGATGCTTTTATCGTATTGAATGCAGATTGCAGTACTTCATTTGAA
- a CDS encoding DUF3945 domain-containing protein gives MSEETENKQPAPEQLSDILLVLDKQKNKIQAVTGIDENGKLKTTDPTKENQSQFMHVDKHGDLFSNFFSNFLRQLKNPTHFSFFKVPADEALDKAKEMQKQVDHPTPEGEKEMKKNEVKIEPEKENQQENQNNMETTQTTPETSEYRFKPEQIDWETMSNLGLGKERLEKMNLLDPLLRGYKTNDLVPVSVNLGGAIVRTDARLSLQTTPDGMVVAAIHGIRKEPNLNFEFFGHKFTDEDKKNLLETGNMGRVVNLTNTKTNEQMPSIISVDRLTNELIALKTEYIKIPNEIKGVKLNDEQKQTLMEGKPLKLDGMISKKGDEFSATVQFNADKRYVEFLFDRSKSNQQTQNTGQAKEQSQSQEVPKTFRGKELDDEQYNKFKAGQTVYLDGLIDKKGQKYQGYITLNKETGKTDFSFQNPDKLKAQAKPTEAHKTQTAVNSEGKTNEATKNIKEPLKTGQQTPKNKQQQDQQEKPKAPAKSKGRKV, from the coding sequence ATGAGCGAAGAAACAGAAAACAAGCAACCTGCCCCAGAACAGCTATCGGATATATTATTGGTACTGGATAAGCAAAAGAATAAAATACAAGCAGTTACAGGTATTGACGAAAATGGCAAGTTGAAGACTACCGATCCTACAAAGGAAAATCAAAGCCAGTTTATGCACGTGGACAAACACGGAGATCTGTTCTCGAATTTCTTTTCCAACTTTCTGCGGCAGCTAAAAAATCCTACCCATTTTTCATTCTTCAAAGTCCCTGCCGATGAGGCTTTAGATAAAGCTAAGGAAATGCAAAAGCAGGTCGATCATCCCACGCCCGAAGGCGAGAAGGAAATGAAAAAGAACGAAGTAAAAATCGAACCCGAAAAAGAAAATCAACAAGAAAATCAAAATAATATGGAAACAACACAGACAACACCGGAAACCAGCGAATACCGCTTTAAACCAGAACAGATTGATTGGGAAACAATGAGCAATCTTGGATTAGGTAAAGAACGTCTTGAAAAAATGAACCTTTTAGATCCTTTGTTAAGAGGCTACAAAACCAATGACCTTGTACCTGTCAGCGTAAATCTTGGCGGTGCTATTGTTCGTACAGATGCTCGCTTGTCTTTACAGACCACACCAGACGGAATGGTTGTGGCAGCGATACACGGTATCAGAAAAGAACCTAACCTCAATTTTGAGTTCTTCGGACACAAGTTTACCGATGAGGACAAGAAAAACTTGTTGGAAACGGGTAACATGGGACGTGTGGTTAATTTGACCAATACTAAAACAAACGAACAGATGCCCTCTATTATCAGTGTGGACAGGCTAACAAACGAATTGATCGCCCTAAAAACGGAATACATCAAAATTCCCAATGAAATTAAAGGAGTAAAATTAAACGACGAACAAAAACAGACTTTAATGGAAGGTAAGCCTTTAAAATTAGACGGAATGATTTCTAAAAAAGGCGATGAATTTAGTGCAACGGTTCAGTTCAATGCCGATAAAAGATATGTTGAGTTTCTATTTGATCGAAGCAAAAGCAATCAGCAAACTCAAAATACTGGGCAGGCTAAGGAACAGAGCCAATCGCAAGAAGTTCCGAAAACATTTAGAGGAAAGGAACTCGATGATGAGCAGTACAACAAGTTCAAAGCAGGGCAAACGGTTTATTTAGATGGTTTGATAGATAAAAAAGGACAAAAATATCAGGGTTACATCACACTCAATAAAGAAACGGGCAAAACAGATTTCTCGTTTCAAAATCCCGATAAACTCAAAGCACAGGCAAAACCTACCGAAGCTCATAAAACGCAGACTGCCGTTAATTCGGAGGGCAAAACCAACGAAGCAACCAAGAATATCAAGGAACCTTTGAAAACGGGACAACAAACCCCAAAAAATAAGCAACAGCAGGATCAACAGGAAAAACCAAAAGCACCTGCAAAATCTAAAGGTAGAAAAGTGTAA
- a CDS encoding helix-turn-helix domain-containing protein: MNIDRMEFLAWMERIMERMDMLSDNIDSLQKKRNSIDGEELLDNQDLLQMLKISNRSLQRYRSIGKLPYYTISGKLYYKLSDVHQFIRESFNPPLPKLKANG; encoded by the coding sequence ATGAATATTGACAGAATGGAATTTTTGGCGTGGATGGAACGCATCATGGAGCGAATGGATATGCTGAGCGATAATATTGACAGTTTACAAAAGAAACGCAACAGCATTGACGGGGAAGAATTACTGGACAATCAGGATTTATTACAAATGCTGAAAATCAGCAACCGATCTTTACAGCGCTACCGCTCTATTGGCAAGCTGCCTTATTATACCATCAGTGGTAAACTGTACTACAAACTATCCGATGTGCATCAATTCATAAGAGAAAGTTTTAATCCTCCCTTACCTAAACTGAAAGCCAATGGGTGA
- a CDS encoding helix-turn-helix domain-containing protein — MKIITIEEEAWQQLDNRINAIFDYLKRLEDTSYDNLWLNNHEVCQYLHISEKTLWRMRTKGEIAYSKIYGQYFYTIGSIKDMLNANAIQSSDEFVKELMAKGKSYVEKGRKLKLRKP; from the coding sequence ATGAAAATAATCACTATTGAAGAAGAAGCTTGGCAACAACTTGACAATCGTATCAATGCCATTTTCGATTATCTGAAAAGACTAGAAGATACAAGTTATGATAATCTCTGGCTCAACAATCACGAGGTATGCCAATACCTGCATATCAGCGAAAAGACTTTGTGGCGAATGCGTACCAAAGGCGAAATAGCTTACTCAAAAATCTACGGACAATATTTCTATACCATCGGATCAATCAAGGATATGCTGAATGCAAATGCCATTCAAAGCAGTGATGAATTTGTAAAAGAACTTATGGCAAAAGGAAAAAGCTATGTCGAAAAAGGAAGAAAACTAAAATTGAGAAAACCGTAA
- a CDS encoding RteC domain-containing protein: protein MEIVLSKILAQIRHKEDKLTSEVLPTANETYQMTLFLKDMLSSIKDQVLQFGFKNEQQEIDFFKNIKPQVLGKLIYYNKVFRIETTCPVSTGKIHQCFYENQLKNLKAEYKESICNEDFYRYYRAGRTDRDHSYFRLGQINYHDGLKSGVFEIDLSFSTYYDNKIAYIIANELLYTYLLAKINPEENSDTIFLNGDTNKDISWTNSQNALIELIYALYASNSIAYGKMGIRKLALLFQVLFRTPLNDVHHAFHRMKTRSGTRTSFLDQLKTSLEEYMDKDL from the coding sequence ATGGAAATCGTGTTGAGTAAAATATTAGCGCAAATCAGGCATAAGGAAGATAAACTAACTTCTGAAGTATTGCCGACAGCAAATGAAACATATCAAATGACTTTGTTCCTAAAGGACATGTTGAGTTCTATAAAAGACCAAGTCCTCCAATTTGGATTTAAAAATGAGCAACAGGAAATTGATTTTTTCAAGAACATCAAACCGCAAGTTTTAGGCAAACTCATTTATTACAACAAGGTGTTTCGCATTGAAACCACCTGCCCTGTTAGCACCGGAAAAATACACCAATGTTTTTACGAAAATCAGCTCAAAAATCTCAAAGCAGAATATAAAGAAAGTATCTGTAATGAGGATTTTTACAGGTACTATCGTGCAGGCAGAACAGATCGTGATCATAGTTATTTTAGGCTTGGGCAAATTAATTATCACGATGGACTTAAAAGCGGTGTGTTTGAAATTGACCTTAGTTTCTCCACTTATTACGACAACAAGATTGCTTACATTATTGCCAACGAATTACTTTACACATATCTGCTCGCCAAAATCAATCCCGAAGAAAATTCCGATACCATCTTCCTGAATGGCGATACCAACAAGGATATTTCCTGGACAAATTCTCAAAATGCACTTATCGAATTAATTTACGCCCTTTATGCCTCAAACTCCATAGCATACGGAAAAATGGGCATCCGCAAATTAGCTTTGCTTTTCCAAGTATTATTCCGAACTCCCTTAAATGATGTGCACCACGCTTTCCACCGCATGAAAACCCGAAGCGGCACCCGAACTTCATTTTTAGATCAGCTTAAAACTTCATTAGAAGAATACATGGATAAAGACCTTTAA
- a CDS encoding toprim domain-containing protein yields the protein MNCEEVKEKLSIRTVLESFSLFPAKENRKTAFYFALDREEKIPSLSVDFVKNKAFDFGTGKSYDVISIVQQMNRCSVSDALKYLEKFDFSAQNNTQIEEAVQIKNYQIIKVNQIQHPALIQYLKSRKVCEQKDLVKEIEYRLNGKKYIGIGFFNNSGGVEIRSKYSKICLGKKDVTLIKNDLNSSNEIVVFEGFFDYLTFKNLESAESSISDCLILNSTAMLFKVDDKLREYDKISLFLDNDDNGITIKQVIRKNYKNVEDCSLLYKDFKDLNEWFCAIK from the coding sequence ATGAATTGCGAAGAAGTAAAAGAAAAATTGAGTATAAGAACAGTTTTGGAATCATTCAGCCTTTTTCCTGCAAAAGAAAATCGGAAAACTGCATTTTACTTTGCGCTTGACAGGGAGGAAAAAATCCCGAGTTTGTCTGTTGATTTTGTGAAAAATAAAGCATTTGATTTTGGAACTGGGAAAAGTTATGATGTGATTTCAATCGTTCAGCAAATGAATCGATGTTCAGTTTCTGATGCTTTGAAGTATCTTGAGAAATTTGACTTCTCAGCTCAAAATAATACTCAGATTGAAGAAGCTGTCCAAATTAAAAATTATCAAATCATAAAAGTAAATCAAATTCAGCACCCCGCTTTAATTCAATATTTAAAATCCCGAAAAGTGTGTGAACAAAAGGATTTGGTAAAAGAAATTGAGTATCGGTTGAATGGTAAGAAATATATCGGGATTGGATTTTTCAATAATTCCGGAGGTGTTGAAATCCGAAGTAAATATTCAAAAATCTGTTTGGGCAAAAAAGATGTCACTTTGATAAAAAATGATTTGAATAGTTCTAATGAAATTGTGGTTTTTGAAGGTTTTTTTGATTATCTGACTTTTAAAAATTTGGAAAGTGCAGAAAGTTCAATTTCAGATTGTTTGATTCTCAATTCTACAGCAATGCTTTTTAAAGTCGATGATAAACTTAGAGAATATGACAAAATCTCACTTTTCTTAGATAATGATGATAATGGAATTACAATCAAACAGGTTATCCGGAAAAACTATAAAAATGTTGAAGATTGCTCTTTGTTGTACAAAGATTTTAAGGATTTGAACGAGTGGTTTTGTGCAATAAAGTAA
- a CDS encoding single-stranded DNA-binding protein, whose protein sequence is MNIVGRITKNAEINHLKNDKQVVNFSVAINDSYKTKQGERREQTTYYNCSYWLSPNVAKILSKGTLVELTGRVSSNAWIGKDGEIKSGLNFHTSNIKVHGGGKKSDTDEQPASQPQKSNAFSEDTDDDLPF, encoded by the coding sequence ATGAATATCGTAGGCAGAATTACAAAAAACGCAGAAATCAACCATTTAAAAAACGACAAACAAGTCGTTAATTTTTCAGTAGCCATCAATGACAGCTACAAGACTAAGCAAGGCGAACGAAGAGAGCAGACCACCTATTACAATTGCTCTTATTGGCTAAGTCCCAATGTAGCTAAAATATTATCCAAAGGAACTTTGGTTGAGCTGACAGGCAGGGTAAGTTCCAATGCGTGGATAGGGAAAGACGGAGAAATAAAATCGGGACTGAATTTCCATACTTCAAACATCAAAGTACACGGAGGTGGAAAAAAATCTGACACAGATGAACAGCCAGCTTCACAACCACAGAAGTCCAATGCTTTTTCGGAAGATACGGACGATGATTTACCATTCTAA
- a CDS encoding addiction module toxin RelE yields MEAQYNFKMKPKSDKNDWEKVEVFSQFYCERTTAIRYAKSLSRKFKSEIRLTEGKEPFKTSGTYIYENNN; encoded by the coding sequence ATGGAAGCACAATATAATTTTAAGATGAAGCCGAAAAGTGATAAGAATGATTGGGAAAAGGTGGAGGTCTTTTCCCAATTCTATTGCGAGAGAACGACAGCAATACGGTATGCAAAAAGTCTTTCAAGAAAATTTAAATCAGAAATCCGTCTTACAGAGGGAAAAGAACCTTTCAAAACAAGCGGAACATACATTTACGAAAATAACAATTAA
- a CDS encoding DUF1281 family ferredoxin-like fold protein codes for MANWCNNKVTFNGDKDSLNKVLALFQEMIEKESKGNIGQLPYFIESKNGYFFEIYRNETDECSFHYETRWSPNIESLWMIATHYNVGFVLDYEECGCMVFGKTICENQILQDYFLNQCDFQDCIYNVETDCYEFENTSYEYKDEIMRILLDRKINNNS; via the coding sequence ATGGCAAATTGGTGCAACAATAAAGTAACATTCAATGGAGATAAGGACAGTTTGAACAAAGTTTTGGCTTTGTTTCAAGAAATGATTGAAAAGGAAAGTAAAGGAAATATCGGGCAGTTACCATATTTTATTGAGAGCAAAAACGGTTATTTCTTTGAAATTTATCGTAATGAGACTGATGAATGTTCTTTCCATTATGAGACAAGATGGAGTCCAAATATTGAATCGTTATGGATGATTGCAACTCATTATAATGTCGGATTTGTATTAGATTACGAAGAATGTGGCTGTATGGTCTTTGGCAAGACCATCTGCGAAAACCAAATCTTACAGGATTATTTTCTCAATCAATGTGACTTTCAAGACTGCATCTACAATGTAGAGACAGATTGTTACGAATTTGAGAATACAAGTTATGAGTACAAAGATGAGATTATGAGAATCCTTTTGGATAGGAAAATAAATAATAACAGTTAA
- a CDS encoding PRTRC system protein E, which produces MQTNFFRQIAKLNLTGDLQITLRQGTENSFVLSVLLNNEQCGDEARKTIPPLNLRGTAEELDNGFFENISTPLQTASGLMLDMESFMKQVEEAKKKSAMEKEKSDKEKKEKEAKDKKYGEALQKAEELEKEGKYKDAWSALPKGSEFPEYAEKIRKKQDEYERHFAPSLFSENQPQSTEI; this is translated from the coding sequence ATGCAAACCAATTTTTTCAGACAGATAGCCAAACTCAATCTTACAGGAGATTTACAAATCACACTCCGACAAGGAACAGAAAACAGTTTCGTTCTTTCCGTATTGCTCAATAACGAGCAATGCGGAGACGAAGCAAGGAAAACGATTCCGCCTCTTAATTTGAGGGGAACGGCAGAAGAATTGGACAACGGTTTTTTTGAGAATATTTCGACACCATTGCAGACCGCATCGGGTTTAATGTTAGATATGGAAAGTTTTATGAAACAGGTCGAAGAAGCCAAGAAGAAATCGGCAATGGAAAAAGAGAAATCTGATAAAGAGAAAAAAGAAAAGGAAGCCAAAGATAAAAAGTACGGCGAAGCCTTACAGAAAGCTGAAGAACTCGAAAAAGAGGGCAAATATAAAGATGCGTGGTCTGCACTTCCGAAAGGTTCGGAATTTCCCGAATATGCTGAGAAAATTCGCAAAAAGCAGGATGAATACGAAAGACATTTTGCCCCAAGTCTTTTCTCTGAAAATCAACCTCAATCAACCGAAATTTAA
- a CDS encoding PRTRC system protein C: MLLATLLDRVFILKDNGQEIRLTDPEPKWSVEAVMNFYANTYPILTTSKISAPKIKDDAVEYQFESVVGTKG; this comes from the coding sequence ATGTTACTCGCAACACTATTAGACAGAGTTTTTATATTAAAAGATAACGGACAGGAAATCCGCTTGACCGACCCCGAACCGAAATGGAGTGTAGAAGCCGTAATGAATTTTTACGCCAACACATACCCGATTCTGACCACTTCAAAAATTTCAGCACCGAAAATCAAGGATGATGCCGTTGAATACCAATTTGAGAGTGTAGTTGGAACAAAAGGATAA
- a CDS encoding PRTRC system protein B: MRNTANTTENEETDITNNFGTLYHPKSALVFYETEDYNPDGYVEYFDIDRNGNPINAHPLTVSEAQRLSKMLNIQNKKEKDFLKPSGVISENILFIDTSENGKVVWYTKAQERHLLFTDKLSIPNGLANVPPLVWCANKQGMKIFALETDQRPSEETSLFHAPFFNIYESGSVCMGTVDVKIKNSASLEEFTNKWENYFFNSYFSHLVNSHNPIKGNLVNLWKSLIDSKEPFPTDILINSNLTLTNLL; encoded by the coding sequence ATGAGAAATACAGCCAATACAACTGAAAATGAAGAAACTGACATAACCAATAATTTTGGAACACTCTACCATCCTAAATCAGCATTGGTCTTTTATGAGACAGAAGATTATAATCCCGATGGTTATGTTGAATATTTTGATATTGACCGCAACGGAAATCCCATCAACGCCCATCCTTTGACCGTAAGTGAAGCACAGCGTTTATCGAAAATGCTGAATATCCAAAATAAGAAAGAAAAAGATTTTCTAAAACCGAGTGGCGTTATTTCTGAAAATATACTTTTTATAGATACTTCGGAAAATGGAAAAGTGGTCTGGTACACAAAAGCACAGGAACGACATTTATTATTTACTGATAAACTTTCGATTCCAAACGGATTAGCGAATGTGCCACCTTTAGTATGGTGTGCTAATAAGCAGGGAATGAAAATATTCGCATTGGAGACAGACCAACGCCCAAGTGAGGAAACATCACTTTTCCACGCACCTTTCTTTAATATTTACGAAAGTGGTAGTGTTTGTATGGGTACAGTCGATGTAAAAATTAAAAATTCTGCATCATTGGAAGAGTTTACGAATAAATGGGAAAACTATTTTTTCAATTCTTATTTCAGTCATTTGGTCAACAGCCATAATCCGATTAAAGGAAACTTGGTAAACCTTTGGAAAAGCCTTATTGATTCAAAAGAGCCGTTTCCGACAGATATTCTAATCAATTCAAATCTAACTTTAACAAATCTGCTGTAA